tttagcttataacattactttctttaaaattgtgTTCAACGCATTTCTTCGCtcacattttataaaatatttgtgacTCGAGACTCGAGCTTACACCGCTATTGTCTGCACAGTCTAAATTTCACACGACTGACTTGTTCGCTGGATTAGAACAAATGCAGCACAATTGTTGTCCCGCTCTACGACATAAAAAGTAAAGATAGTGTAAAAGAATGGTAAGTAAGGTATTTATAGTGAcattattgaatttgaatatttggacggtaacaaaaagaatatttgctaaactTAGGACTAAATTTATGTACCATACctatattaatttcattcttaAAAACTTAGGGTAACAAAATATCCATACATTTGggtaaaacaaaacaataaatattaatcttcaaatatttttcatctgTAACAAAGTAAtactaattttagataatattCAAGAGAATATTGCCTAAATTACTAAAACAACCCCACAAAGAGACCCAATTATTGGATTCAAAGAGGGGTAAGAAAGAAATATAcactaaattatttatctttacTTCCTAAATAagcttattttttaaattttaatgtggTGACGTAATTTGCCAGTTAATTAACGgtaacatatttatttattttttattattattatttatttattaaattagttttcCGACCATTATCACTTCATGCAAATCTTAAGAAATGGAGTGTTCGGGTAactttttgtaaatataaCGACTCATGCCTAGGATTCGAAAGTTGAATTCGACATCTAGTGGCCCTGACATTTTTCATAGTCACAGACCCCAACACTGAGCTTTGGAGTTCTTACGATCGAGTCACTGAAATGGGAAGTGCACATTACTTGTATAGATAtttaagcatttcttagtTATCGTATTCTTAGGATCGCTCTTGTTTCGAtgtggtctcggttcattcgTATACCCTTCATTTACTTAAGCGTCACggtaaaacatatatttatttatttatttttaaaattttaattaagattcATTGACccaatattttgaaaataaataaatatttataaaataaaaatatggattgttaaattaaaaataaattcagtTAGTTCAAACTCAATCCAGTTTTATAAGAATACTGAACCAACCCaatacataaaattttcaCTCATTTCAACgaaattcaatcaaaataaatttataattcaactcAAACTATATAGATTATGTTGGGTTGATCGAATTTTTTAGGTTATCAGTGTAATATCTCAAACCCACCGGtaaaaaatattgtccactttggctcgttacgtacgtcgtcagcctcatgatttttaaaatgcgtctactgtCTACTAGGGACAGATTTCCACActgttataaaaaatgtttcattccccttttcaaccgacattggatctcacaattagaTTCTTTGCActgttataaaaaatgatttgttcccctcttcaatcgacgTATGATCTCACAATCAGATTCTTTgcactttataaaaaatgtttcgttccccctcttcaactgacatgggatctcacaatcagaTTCTTTGCACTGTTATAAAAAAacgtttcgttcccctcttcaaccgatgcgggatctcacaatcagaTTCTTTGCAtggttataaaaaatgtttcgttcccctcttcaaccgatgtgagatcccataatCAGATTCTTTGCactgttataaaaaaaacgtttcgttcccctcttcaaccgatgcgggatctcacaatcagaTTCTTTGCAtggttataaaaaatgtttcgttcccctcttcaaccgatgtgagatcccataatCAGATTCTTTGCactgttataaaaaaaacgtttcgttcccctcttcaaccgatgcgggatctcacaatcagaTTCTTTGCAtggttataaaaaatgtttcgttcccctcttcaacggacatgggatctcacaatcagaTTCTTTGCactgttataaaaaaaacgtttcgttcccctcttcaaccgacgcgggatctcacaatcagaTTCTTTGCAtggttataaaaaatgtttcgttcccctcttcaaccgatgtgagatcccataatCAGATTCTTTGCACTGTTATAAAAAAacgtttcgttcccctcttcaaccgacgcgggatctcacaatcacaTTCTTTGCAtggttataaaaaatgtttcgttcccctcttcaaccgatgtgagatcccataatCAGATTCTTTgcactttataaaaaaatgtttcgttcccctcttcaaccgacatgggatctcacaatcagaTTCTTTGCACtgttataaaaaaagtttcgttcccctcttcaaccgatgtgagatcccataatCAGATTCTTTGCACTGTTATAAAAAAacgtttcgttcccctcttcaaccgacgcgggatctcacaatcacaTTCTTTGCAtggttataaaaaatgtttcgttcccctcttcaaccgatgtgagatcccataatCAGATTCTTTgcactttataaaaaaatgtttcgttcccctcttcaaccgacatgggatctcacaatcagaTTCTTTGCactgttataaaaaaatgtttcattccccttttcaaccgacatgggatctcacaattagaTTCTTTGCACTGTTATAAAAAAtggttcgttcccctcttcaatcaacgtaggatctcacaatcagaTTCTTTACACTGTTATacaaaatgtttcgttccactcttcaatcgacgtgggatctcacaatcagaTTCTTTACActgttataaaaaatgtttcgttcccctcttcaaccgacatgggatctcacaatcaaatTCTTCACCCGAAAGATTAAAAGCAATACACATAAAGGTAAATATGGGAAGAAGGGGGTATTATTTTAGTGGTAAAATCTAAGAGTCTCTTTATTCTCCATTGATGCAATTATGTGGGTCATTCTTAGTGGTATTTGGTGTGTAGTCCTTATCTTTTTAAGGATTTATAATAATGGCCCTATTATTTCCACGTAGACTTACTTTATAACACAACCTAACTCCTCCCCTCCTTTTTAAGGCACTTgcttatttaattatgtaatCCACTTATGGGAAATTGCAAAAAAGacccaaaacttttccatttcAGTCCTTATATTCCCTTTTAATTACACATCCAATatctcattattttttatttctttgtttcttccttcaatATGTCAAAGAATATTTCCAAATCCCAAGGGGGTTTTGCCAAACAGtcatttaattctttttttacttttttttgttaaataactGTTTTGGTTAAATACCCACAaagtaaatttgaaatttgggtaaaagtgaatttgaaaattaaatttataattattatttctacttatagtttattttattttattacctactttggtaaataaataaatatttatgaaatgggtcgtgagttttttttttttttttttttttttttttttttttttttttttttttttttttttttttttttttNTTTTTTTAAATCTcctatttaataattatttaattacttaatttttaatttttttaaattaagtttcattgaaaaaaaaatcacattaaTTGAAGGGTAATGAGGTAATTTCACGTGGACGCTAATCCCAATTATATATCTTAAAAATCCACTAAAGCTTGTTTAGACTTAGTGccccaacaaaagaaaagtggtctctttctccctttttcatttgaattttaaattaaaaaagcatTAAAgtaatttatcaaataataataataataattataattataatttataattaataaccAAATTTTAGCTTATCTATAAGTCATACATAAGAGGAAGCATCATTTGGTTCTATGCTCTTtggaaaaacaagaacaagaagaaagacCAATCTTTAAGGTTGTTTCTATCATACTTGGGAATCATGTTTTTCAAGTATAAGCTCggcttcgtcttcttcctcctcttcctcctctcgAGCTCGTTTTTCTCCACTATTTGCATTGCAGGTGGGTTTTTCGATGCTTTTGCTTATTTGAAAGTGTCAGAGATTTCGTAATTGTACATGTTTTGTTGTGAACTCGACCTCGTTTTTATCCAACATCTGTATTGCAGGTGGGTTTTCGacgttttcatttattttgaaagtGTTGAAGGTTTCTAAGTCGTACGTGTTTCATTGTGAACTTGACCCTGTTTTTATCCACCATTTACACTGCATGTGGGTTTTCGACGTTTTCGTTTATTTTGTGATTTTGTGTAACAGTCaaaactcaccgctagtagatattgtctgttttaacccgttatgtatcgacgttgaggtttccacactcttatctactaacgatgagctagagctgttacaaatgatattgaGCCAGACATCAGGCGGTATGCCAAtatgggtggattgtgaaatcccacgttagttggagaggggaacaaagcatttcttacaagagtatggaaatctctccttagcagacgtgttttaaaactatgaagctaacgacgatacgtaacgagtaaaatcggacaatatttactagtggtggacttggacggttacattttaaatataacaagACTGACTTCAATTATTTATCGAAACGACTCTCAAATATGTCACGGTATACACTTTCTAAACCCAAACCAACTCGAGGTGTTAATTGGAAGTGTATCGACCATTTTTAAAAGCTACTTCGATTTGGATTGTTACTTTTTCAGTGAGAAAAAAgtaaagcaaaacaaaaacaaaaacaaaaatttattcaaacatGTTGTTTCCGACAACTAAAGAGTATCTTATTTGCATGCGTAGTATATGTTATTCGTGTAAATTAAGGAGAGAAATAAGGtctgttcttttttaaaaaaaattactgattttttaatgtaaaagtaaaagtaaaagtaagtTCTTTataagcactttttttttttttttttttttttttttttNCCTTCTAAGCTGGTTCATGAGGTTGTTAATGGTGTTGTGCATGAGGTTTGTATTTACATTAAATCCAAAGTTTAATTGTTTGGGTAACCCACTTGAGTGACTCGTAATGAAATAGTTGTGTTCGTGTCGATGTTTGAAAGTTATATGAAACTTATTTGTGATAATTTGGTCTAAAATTTTTGTTATGAATAACCAAAATTATACCGTGTAGGTGTAAGTTAGATTAACGGTATGACTTGAAAAATGGATGTTTTGAAACGGGTAGGTCTAAAGCCTAAGTAGTACGTCTCTCGCTCAGTTATAGAAACCCTAACGTTCAACGGGCCTCTTTTTGtcaatatttttgttgttttagaTCGGTTGTAGAAACCcatctaaattttaatcaaaatttaaagacaaaACCTACATCTTTTTAGATTTCAAATATGGACGTGGCTTTCATGGATAACAAGACGAAACTTATCAGTAGGTAGGGTTGTTCATATAACTCGAGGACCTGACCAATCCGAACTAAAGGTTGGATTTGGTTAGATTTATTCTTTTTCGATTTGGGTTTGATTGGATTTTTGGAAAACTGATAAAATTCGAGTAAGTTCACGGATTGACATTATTTTGGTCAAGTCAACCCAACTCAagtgggttgggttgggtttggtTCGATTGTGAGCTTTATTCGGGTTATTATAGTCATCAACCCAgccaactcgaaattttgggtcggttaaaaaaacaatttccaACCCAATTTGTGTATACTCGTATCGGTAGAAGCCgtgtttataagcttaaatttcaaaagccGTATGTTTAGGAAATAGCCCAAACCCTAAGTAACTTcgataaaattttgaacttgaTCATCAGGGTCGAAAGAGGACGACACGAGATGAAATGGAGGACGTCCACGAAAGGCTTTTGAGGGTAAACACCAAAGACTATGGAAGATATGATCCATCTCCATCTTTTGTGAAGCCTCCTTTCAAGCTCATCCCCAActaagagggaaaaaaaacaaaagaatccaTCACCAATATGGACTCCTTTACCACTACCTTAgcttataaataaataatcagaAATATCATGTGTTTCGTAGtatatgtataatatatatagtatataATATGGTCACAGacttagatatatatatatgaatataaaGCTTTTAGTAATGTTTTGATGTATACATTTTGTGCATTTTGGAATAGGTTATCTTATGATTATAGTGTCTATTTTTAATACTACTTTGGTATTGATTTCACTCCCATTAAGGTTAACATTCAAATCTTGTAtcttttaattgaaaatatatatcttaatcaattgagttatgttcTAATCAACAGTGATGTATTTATATGGGATTTTAGGATTAAATCGGGCTAATCCTCAAACCATATGGACTAGGCTCGGCCTCGACCTTGGTTGGGTTTGCTTCTCTTTTTGGGACCCAGTTGGGTCATGGGGTGTAGCTATGACCCAAGTCTGTCTTTTTCGTTGTTGATTGCCTTGGAGGACATTATATGGTATCTCGCTATTACGTCCTCACAATTTATACACTAGAAATCAAGTCATCAAACAGTATCGGGCGATTAAGTCTCATATCTTACTTACCCCACAAGAAGGTAGAAATCGGGTCGGGTATTTCCAATATGAATATAACTTGGTGATTAAGTACCCACACCCGACATTTGAAGATGGTAGAAATCGAtcgttaaattataaagtatCCGCACCTtatgaaaaaattagaaagttaaaaaataataaaattggaatttatatagttttctttttcaatgaaGTGTGTATTGAGAGAGTTGCTTTAAAATTCCCAAGGAAAATGTgttgtatataaaaaaaaaggattagtTTCAAAGTTTGTTTGTCCCACATCGAcagaattttgaagaagaaatgggcGAATGAGTATAAAATGAAAGCAATGGGCCACGTGAAAACATACTTACCTGGACGGGGTGTTTGGGCGATCATGAAGGCTCATTGCCTAGGTTAGTGACCTCCATTGCACTTTGGAGGGGTGCTAGCCTAAGGTCTGTCCAATGAGGCAGAACCTACGTCATAATTTGTGGCAGTTGGGGCCTGCGTTCGCGCGGCCCCTATCCAATCTTAGTTTAAAtctaatatttcattttaactaaatttaaagaaCGTACTTGTAACCTAGTATTTCGgttattcatattattttgttttaaacatataattataaattttgaaatgtaattatattttaaaacatataattataaattttgaaatgtaattatattttaaaacatataattataaattttgaaatgtaatTATATTTGAGTGCTAACAATGtgattttttaatgtaaatgtAAGAGGattttttatccaattttaaaaatatatgcataaattaaatttaactcAAAACCAATCCACCGTTCTGGATTGGTTGGTTCTGTTGGTTCTCGATGAGAGTGCTAGAGTTGATCAGAGTGCTAGAGTTGATCGAGAGTGCTAGAGTTGAGTTGATATGATTTGTCAAATGGATATATGTGGGATCCACACTAATTGGTTGGAGAGTGCGAGAACGCTAGCCCCACACTAGTTGGTTGGAGAGTGCGAGAACGCTATCCCCAAAGAGTGGTGAGTTGGTTCCTTATGAGAGTGCTAGAGTTTAGTTGATACTAGCCCCAAAGAGTGGTGGGTAGGTTCCTTATGAGAGTGCTAGAGTTGAGTTGATGtgatttttcaaatggatATACGTGCCACACTGGTTGGTTGGTTCCTTATGAGAGTGCGAGAATGCTAGCCCCAAAGagtaagagtgtgaaaatctatttttagtagacgcgttttaaaaaccatgaaacTGACGATGaaatgtaacgggtcaaaaaaGCATAGTAATATGATTTTCATGATTCAAACaaactaatttgaattcttaaattttagaacCCCACGAATTTCGATGATTTTGATAATGAATAGGGCCAGATAGCTCCTTAATTGTCtaaataaccatttttttttatacgtGTAATAACCCTATTAGATAccatttaatgaaattttgtattaattcaTGAACagagaagataaaaataataattttaaaaaagattgagtaaaaaatatttttattttcgaaatttggttaaaatttcaatggataaataaaacaaatatgttctcaattattaaaaaaaaaaactaaattattatcaaataatatttaaatacaaacgtagaaatataaatctaaaaaactaCCATAGAGAATAATcgataattaataaatatataaattttttaattgaagttGGATATTTAAGTCACCGTATCTTAGAGGCTAGAAcaattaatcttttattttggtttaaaaATCCCAacgaaattatatattttccgGAGGTCTCAATGGAATTGTGGGAAGTTTATCAGTCCCACAtcgaaagaaataaaaaggagaAACGGACGGACGGATATAAAAACCGAGCCACTGGCTACGTTACAACATACTTACCTGGACGGGGTTTTTGGGCGATCATGAAGACCCATGGCCTAGGTTAGTGACCTCCATTGCACTTCGGAGGGGTGCTCGCCTAAGGTCTGTCCAATGTGGCAGAGCCTACGTCATAATTTGTGGTAGTGGGGGCCTGCGTCCGCGCGGCCCCTACCCTATGTAAGTTAAAAATCTGTGCCACGTATGGTGTATAATTAAAGGGCAAAGAATTATATAATTCCcagtttgtttaatttgaCCATTATAATTGTTTTAACATTCAATTTACAACTTTAGtagttaaaatttttaatttacaacTCAAATggttaaaactttaaattaaatgtgagTATAAAAGAagagcaaaataataattttaaaagcttattaatttgtttttttttatttttattattctttacaaatattatcatcatctaaactactatttattttctaatatttgttactttttttttttaattcaaatgaaaaatcaacacaattatttaatatttgttactttttttttttaattcaaatgaaaaattaacacaattattgtttttgtaacggcccagatccaccgatATTGtatctttaggcttttc
The Cucurbita pepo subsp. pepo cultivar mu-cu-16 chromosome LG16, ASM280686v2, whole genome shotgun sequence genome window above contains:
- the LOC111776749 gene encoding protein CASPARIAN STRIP INTEGRITY FACTOR 1-like encodes the protein MFFKYKLGFVFFLLFLLSSSFFSTICIAGGPSKLVHEVVNGVVHEGRKRTTRDEMEDVHERLLRVNTKDYGRYDPSPSFVKPPFKLIPN